The nucleotide sequence CACGTGGATATCCAAGCCCAGCGATGCCAGAAATAATCCGGTCAGCCCGCCCAGCGTAAATAGGCCGATGAAGCCCAGCGCGTAGAGCATCGGCGTGTGAAAGGTGATTGAACCGCGGTACAACGTGGCCGTCCAATTGAAGACCTTGATCGCCGACGGACTGGCCACCGCGTAACTCAATAACGAAAATACCAGCGACGCATAGACGGATTGTCCGGCGACAAACATGTGGTGCGCCCAGACTAAAAACCCCAGCACGGCAATTCCCAGGCTGGCCGCCACCACGAACGTGTAACCAAAAATATTCTTCCGCGAAAAGCACGTGATGATTTCGCTCACAATGCCCATCCCGGGCAAAATCATAATGTACACCGCCGGGTGCGAATAAAACCAAAACAGATGCTGGAACAGCAACGGGTCGCCATGCAAAGCCGGATCGAAAATTCCAACTCCAAAAATCCGCTCGATCGCCACCAGGATCAGGGCCATCGCGATCACTGGCGTGGCTAACAGCAAAATAATGCTGGTGGCATACATCGACCACACAAACAGCGGCAGCCGGAACCAGGTCATTCCCGGCGCCCGCAAGCGGTGCACCGTGACAATGAAATTCAGTCCCGTGAAGATGGACGAAAACCCCGCCACAACAATCGCAGTCATCGCCGGCACGACATCGGTATGCGATGCCTTGCTGCTAAACGGCGTATAAAACGTCCAGCCGGTGTCAATGCCGCCGCTAAAAATCACCCATAAAATCATCGCCGCGCCGACCATGTAAATGTACCAACTGGCCAAATTGAGCCGCGGGAATGCCAAATCGCGGGCGCCAATCATCAGCGGCAGGCAAAAATTACCCAACACGGCGGGCACGACAGGAACTAAAAAAAAGAAGACCATGATCACGCCGTGCGCGGTGAACAGCTTGTTATAAGTGTCGGCGGTCACTAGCGCCCCGGCCGGCGTCAGCAAATTCAAGCGAATCAGCGTGGCTGCGATGCCGCCGATTAAAAACATGCCTGTCACCGACAGTAAATATAATAGCGCGATCCGCTTATGATCCGTCGTCAACAGCCACGACCGCACCCCGTAGGCCTCGTTCAAATAGTTTGTCTCCGGCTCCGCTACCGGCGGCACTGCAGTTTGAGGTCGATAGGGCGCAGTGATTATGCTCATCGTGAATTTCGAGCTGCAGGTAGGGCAGGGGGTTGAGTCGCAGATGGCAAGCTGTTGGACGGCTGAACGACACCGGGTTGATTAACGCCAGGCGCTGGATTGGTAACCCCTACTGGATTCGTCGGTGGAGGTAAAGCTTCTTCCGTGCGAACCGGTGTTTGTCCAGTGACCAATGACTTGATGAACGCGATTAATTTGATCAAATCTTCTTCCGTGACCTGGCCTTGAAACGTGGGCATAATCGGTTCCCAGCCCAGCACCACTTTCGCTTGCGGATTTAAAATCGATTCGCGAAGGTAGTTGTCGTCGGCCACCACCGCGCCTCCGCCGCGCAGCGGCACAAGCTGATCGTACAAATTCTCCAACAGCGGTGCTCGGGCCTGCGCATTTGCCGAGTGGCAGGTGATGCATTGCAGCTTCAAAAACAGTTTGCGCCCCTCTAGCGCCAAGGAGCCTTCGGCATGTAAATTTAACCATTGTTCGTAATCGGCCGGGGGCATCACCTCCACCGTGCCTTGCATTCCGGCATGATTGGTGCCGCAATACTGCGAGCAAAATAGGTGATAGCGCCCCACAGCGGTCGGCGTAAACCAGGTGTACACGTACCGGCCAGGCAGCACGTCAATTTTGGTGCGAAAGGCGGGCACAAAAAAATCGTGAATCACGTCTTCCGAAGTCAGCGTGAGCTTCACCGGTTGTCCCAGCGGAACGTGCACCTCGTTAATCTCGCGCTGGCCCTCGGGATGCTGCACTTTCCACATCCATTGCTTGCCGACGACATACAAATCGAGTGCATCCTTCGGTGGCTGCGCCAGCGCGAAATAAATTTGTGCGCCCCACGCAAACATCACTAAGAAAATCAAAAACGGCGCGGTACTCCAGAAAATTTCCAGCCACGTAGAACCGGTAATTCGGGGCGTGGCCAGATTCGACGGCCGCCGCCGGTAGCGGATGGAAAAATAAACTACCAGCACAAACACGCCCAGCGCCACCGTGCCCGTCACTGCCAACAGAAAGAACAATAGTGAATCAATCCGCGGCGCAATGGCCGAAGCTTGCTCAGGAAATAATGGAAGTTGTGCGAACATCGCTTATTTTACCGCCGTAGCTTGCCGCCGGGCTCTTTTCCAATCGTGATACCAACTGCGACCAATCCAGGAAAACATCACCAAGATGGTCAGCCCGCCGGCTAAGCGCACCAGCGCCATCGCCGAGGCAGTGTATTTTCCTGTCGCCGGATCGTAGTGGTAACACAACAGCAGCAATTGATCGACCGGCGTGCCAATTTTTCCCGCCGATGATTCGACCAGCGCCAGGCGCAGGTCGCGCGGCGGATATTCAATGCCGAAAAAATAGCGCGAAAGCTTGCCTTGCGGCGTGAGCACCATAATTCCGCTGCCGTGCGCGTATTGATCGGTAACCGGATCATAAACGTAGCGAAATCCCACAGCCCGGGTGAGCGCTTGAATGGCTTCCGAATCGCCGGTCAAAAAATGCCAGCCATCTTCGGTTCCCGAGCGGCCGTAACTTTTTACGTACGATGCTTTTTTCTGAGCCGCCAGCTCCGGCGAATCTTGCGGATCGAAACTGACCGTCACGACCCGATACTGCCGTCCCATGTCGAAATTGACTTCGTGCAGGCTGTCGACCAATCCGTTCAGCACTTCGGTGCATAGCATCGGGCAACGGAAGTACGCCAACACCAAAATGACTGGGTGCTCTGAATCGAAATAATCACCGAGATAAACCGTGGCGCCAGTTTCATCGCGAAAAACCAAATTGGCCGGCAGTTGTTCGCTCAATCGCTGGTCAATGCCGACACGGTCTATAATATTTGCCGGCGGCTCATCTCCCGCCTGAGCAAAAACGAATGCCGGAGCCAGCCACGTCAGCCAGAAAAAAGTTCCACCAATCAGTTTAGCGGTTTTCATCGACAGCATTCCTAGGAGTATTGATTCGCGGGTTCGCCGAATCGTTGGAATTGCTTCCCGGCAAACCATGTTCGATCACCAATTTCATCGCCTGACGAATCGGAATCCGCACAATTCGCTGGTTCTTATTCACCCAGCCGTAAGTTTGCAATTGTTCGAGTTCAGTCTGCTGCGCGGAAAGTAGGGGAGTGGTGCTTTGTTCGCCAGCGCTCATCATTTCGATTCCTTCCAATCGCGGCTGCGGCGGCAACACCAATCCGTCGCCATTGGCCGAAGTGTTGCTGCGCATGTCGGCCGGCTGCAAAAGCTGGTCAAACATCCATCGACCGACGAGGCAGCAGCCCACAATCAGGCCAGCCACAGTCAGAATTGAAAAAACAGTCGTTCGCGCGCTAACGTCGGTGTATTCATGACCGGCATTTGATTCGTGATTTCGTTCAGCGGCATTCATTGCGCTGGCTGTTTTACTCACGCCGCCACCTCCGGCAGATATTCTGCCAGGTATGGATCGCTTGTCGGCAACAGCGGCCGCCGCTTTAGCAGCCACAGAAAACACCACGTCCAAATTCCACCAATGGCTGCAAGCGCCGCCAGATCGAACACCCAATAGAACGACATTCCGCCAGGATAGGCCGCCTCAATCCACCAATACAGATCGACAAATCGCATCGCCAGCACTAACAGCGCAATGCCCGCCAATCGCTGCGAACTTTCTTTCATCTCGCGCGACAGCAACAACAAAAACGGCGCGGCAAACTGGAACAATACCAGCGCCATCGCCGTCCATTGCCACCCGCCTTGAATGCGATGCAAATACCAGGGAATTTCTTCCGGTAAGTTCTCAGCCCAGATAATCAAAAACTGTGAGAACGACAGGTATGCCCACAACATGACGAACGTGAGCACTAAATTTCCCAAATCGCGCCGGTGTTGGGTGTGGAGGGCGCCAGCCAACGCCCCGCGTTCGGCCAGCCACATTATCACTGCGACCGAAAACGCAATTCCAGATAATAATTGCCCGGCCGCAAATAGCGGAGGATAAATGGTTGAATACCAGCGCGGTTCCAGCGACATCACCCAGTCGACCGAAGCAAAAGTAATGGTCAGCCCGTAAATGACAATTCCTGGTCCGCTCAAGGTGCCGCAGCGGCGCGATAAATCCGCCGACGGACCAAGCCGATCCTGCAAATTCGACCAATGCCTGAGCACCACGGCAAGCACAATCCATAGTCCCAAATAAATGGCCGCACGAATTTCAAAGGCAACGGGGTTTAAATACTGCGCCTTGTGAAGCAACTCTGGAGATTCAGCGACTGCCTGCGACTGCGTCCACACGTACAACTGCGGCAAGCCGGCAACCAAGGGCAAAAATAAAATCGCCACTACCGGCAGCGTGCCGGCGGCGGCCTCAAAAATTCGCCGCAACAGCAGACCCCAGGCTCCGCCGGTCAAATATTGGGTCATCAACAGCACGAGCGATCCCAAGGCAATTCCCAACCAAAAATTCCAGGCTACCAAATATGCCCGAAAGAAGTGATCTGGCCAAAACACCGCGCCGATTGCGCACATGATGATCCCACCGCCGGCCACAACCAGTGCTCGGCGCTGGACGAGCGTCCAGTTCACTTGCACGGCGGATGGCATGCTCGAAATCATGGCGTGGCTTCCAGTATGCGGAATGCTTCTTCTCGAACTTCGGCAGGCAAATCGTCGAGAGGAACCTGCTGGCTGTATTGCAGTGTGCGGATGTATGCCGCAATGGCCCACCGATCGCGCAGCTCAACCTGTGTCGAGTAATCGGCCATGGCGCCATAACCACGGGTGGCCACATCAAATATGTAACCGATCGGGACATCGCGCAGCGGCACCTGATATCCACTGCGGGCAAGCTGCCGAGAATTATCGGTGATATAGGAAGGGGGCTGCGTATACCCGCGCCGCACAATCGGACCGTTGCCCGTTCCGCTTGGACCGTGACAGACGGCACAATAGATTGTGTAGCGCTCCTGGCCTCGCTCTAGGATTTCCGCGGTGAGCTTAAACGGCAGATTCGTAACAAACTCGTCTGGATTAAGCGGTGGTTGCACGGAGGCGGCAGTTGTGCTAACCGCCGCTGCCGCAGTGCGCGGCGCGATAACCGATCGCCTGCCGGTGGACATTGAATCGTCCTCCAACGCACCGCGCGGAACGGTTCCGCTGACCAACGGGCGCGATGCCCGGCCATCGGCAAAAAACCGGCTTGCCTCTAAGGGTCGGTAACTTGGTTGCTGGGCCATTTTTTGTTCACAACCTGCAAGCAGCACCGCACCGGCAAGCACCGCGCCGAGCGCCCCAGCGGAGCACCTTTGCCAGCCAACCTCGGTGTGCAGCCGCTCGTACCTCATGGCGGCACCTCAAAAATTTCCTTGGGCTTTAATCCAGCAAGAAAATTTCGAGTTTCTTCCAATTGAAACTTTGGGTCGACCGCTTCAATGCACAAAAAGAATCGGTCGCGGCTGGCCATGGCAAACCGTGGAACATTGAATACTGGATGATACGGCGTCGGCAACCGATTGAGCGCGAACAACCCCACCACTGCCGCCGCCGAGGCACACAAAATCGTGAGTTCGAACGTGACGGGAATGAACATCGGCCAACTGTTGTACGGATGTCCGGCCACGTTGATGGGATAGTTCACCGCTGCGCACCAATACTGGAGATAAAATCCGCCAACGCAGCCGATCACACCGCCAATGAAAATGATCAGCGGCAAGCGAGTGCTATGAAATCCGAGTGCGGCGGGCAAACCTTCGACCGGGAAGGGCGTGTAGGCATCCATTTTTTGGTAGCCCGCCTCGCGCGCGGCCTTTGCGGCGGCGACTACTTCGGTCGGCTGTTCAAATTCAGCCAGTAAGCCGTAAATTTTGTTTGTTTTTGCCATTCAGGCTTCGCTCGCTCTTTTCATTCCGCCGGTTCTGACGTGTGCGGCATCGTCGCGCCCAGCTCTTGGGCTTCGGGTACTAGTTCGCGCATTTCGGACATCGAAATCGCAGGCAGCAAACGTAAGAATAAAAACAACAACGCACAGAACAGGCCAATCGACCCCAACAGCGTGGTCCAATCCCAAACAGTGGGGGAGTACATGCCCCATGACGACGGCAAAAAGTCGCGCTGCAAACTCGTGATAATAATGACAAACCGTTCCAACCACATGCCCAACAACACAATCAAGGCCACGACAAACAGCGTCGGTACGTTGTTCCGAGCCGCCTTCCACCACAAAATTTGCGGAATCACCACGTTGCAAGCAATCAGTAGCCAATAACTCCAGGCATACGGACCGGTCATGCGGTTGTGCTGCACGAACATTTCGTATTTGTTGCCGCTGTACCAGGCCATGAAGAATTCGATGAAATAACCATAAGCGACAATCAGCCCGGTGGCTAACATGACTTTCGCCATGTTTTGCAAGTGGCGTGCGGTAATGAAATCCTGCAGGCCATAGAAATATCGCAGCGGAATTGCCAGCACCAACACCATGGCAAAGCCAGAGTAAATGGCCCCAGCCACAAAGTACGGCGGAAAAATGGTCGAGTGCCAGCCGGGTAAATTCGCAATGCAAAAATCGAAGCTCACCACGGTATGCACCGACACCACCAGCGGCGTCGCCAATCCAGCCAAAATAAGGTACGCCATCTCGTGCCGCCGCCAATGCCGGGCCGAGCCGCGCCAGCCCATCGCCATCGCGCCATAAACAATTTGCGCGAACCGGTTGCGGGCTTTATCGCGCAGTGTGGCCATATCGGGAATCATGCCGACGTACCAAAACAATAGCGACACGGTGAAGTACGTCGATACCGCAAAGCAGTCCCACACCAACGGGCTGCGAAATTGCGGCCAAATTTTCATGGTGTTAGGGTAAGGAAACATCCAATAGAAAAACCACGGGCGGCCCATGTGCAGCAGTGGAAATAACCCAGCGCAGGCGACGGCGAACAAGGTCATTGCTTCCGCGAAGCGATTGATCGACGTGCGCCACTCCTGATGCAACAGCAACAGAATGGCCGAAATGAGCGTGCCGGCGTGCCCAATGCCGATCCACCAGACAAAATTCGTGATCGCAAAGCCCCAGGCAACGGGAATATTGATTCCCCAAATTCCAACGCCTACCAGCAGCAAATAGCCAACGGTATATAACAGCAACAGCACCAGCGAAAACGAAATGGCGAAACCCAGCCACCAACCCCACGGTGTGCGCCGCTGCAGCACAATGGAACTGATCTTATCGGTGACCGAACCGAAGGTATGCCCCGGTTCGATCAGCGCAGATTCGGGCGAAGCGGCGTACGGCGGCAAAGGATTTTGAGAGTCGGCCATCGGTCGGTAAGGTCAGGCTTTCATCAATCAGGACTCTGCTAGCTCAGGATTTGGATTTCGCACGGCGGCTAAGTACGTGGTCCGGGGACGAGTGTTCAATTCGGCCAGCAGGCCATAGTGCAATGGTTCGCCTTTCAATGCTGCGACACGGCTGCTGGAATCGTTCATGTCGCCGAAAACAATGGCTTGTGCCGGGCACGCCGCTTGGCATGCGGTTTGAAGTTCACCATCGCGGATGGGTTGCCCCGATTTCTCGGAATCGATCTGCGCCGCCCGAATGCGCTGCACGCAGTAAGTGCACTTTTCCATCACCCCGCGGCTGCGAACCGTGACGTTGGGATTTCGACCCAACTTCAGGCTTTCGGTCGTGAAATCGCCATATTCCAAAAAATTGAAGCGGCGAACTTTGTACGGACAATTATTGGAACAATAACGGGTGCCGACGCAGCGATTGTAAACCATGTCATTCAGTCCCTCGGCGGAATGCACGGTGGCGCCTACTGGGCATACCAACTCGCAGGGAGCGTTTTCACATTGCATGCAGGGCACAGGCTGGAAATACGTGTCAGGATTTTCGGCCTCGCCGGTATAATAGCGATCGACGCGAATCCAATGCATTTCACGGCCGCGCGTCACTTCCGTTTTTCCGACGATGGGAATGTTGTTTTCCGCCTGGCAGGCCGCCACGCAGGCATTGCAGCCGATGCACGAAGTGAGATCGATCACCATGCCCCATTTATTCTTGGGCGGCGAGTAATCGTAACCAGGAAACAGCGTAAGTGGGTTGGCCTGTGGAGTTGACTGAGAGCCGGCTCGATCGTGAGGAGCCGATTGATTTGAATCTTCGGCGTGCGGTTCGCCGCCGGGGGTTGGCACCAGCTCGCGCTGAAAGCGGCGGTGTTCTTCATCTTCGTTTTCATCAAGCGTCAGCGGATTTTTTTGGAACTGCTCGTAGGCCACCGCTCGTACTGGATCGCGGCCTTGCATCGAATGATGCATTTGCGTGCAAGCCAGTGTGTAGGTTTCGTCCAATTTGCGAATTTTTGCGCTGCCCGCGAACCATGGCGCCACGGAAGTTCGCAACCGATATGCATTGAAACCCACTCCATTTCCTACCTTGCCGGCTGCAAAGCGCCCATAACCCAGGTGCACGGTGATTGAATCGTCGGCATGGCCGGGAAGAATCCAGGCCGGCGCCTGAACGGTGCGGCCATCGACTTCCAATTCGACGAGATCAACAATCGCCTGCCCATGCTCGCCGCCGCTGGCGCCAAACGTTTGTGTAAGGCCCAGTTTTTCGGCCGTTTTCGGACTGACGAAGGCCGCGTTATCCCAAGTCAACTTGGTGATGGGCTTGGGCAGTTCCTGCAGCCAACCATTGTTGGCGAAGCGGCCGTCGTAAATAGTGGGATCGGGTTGAAAGATTATTTCCAACGATTCTGATCCGGCAGCAACTTCCTCCGCCACACCGGCAGTTCTGGGCAAATCGGCGGTCCAATTGGGTCGCAGCCGCAAATTTGTGCGGGCTTGATAGGCCGTGCCGGCAATTAATCCATCGTGTAAGGCCTTTTCCCAGCGGGAATCGAAGTTCTCGCCACCGCCCGCTGGCGGCCAATTTTCGCGCCAGTAGCTGCGAACAATTTCATAACCCGACCGCTGGGCCACGTCGAACAAGCCTGATAGAACCTCGTGGGCGCTGAGGCCGTTATAGAGCGGAGCGATCAACGGCTGCTGGATTGAAGCCGTGCCGTCGTACGCTCGCGCGTCTCCCCACGCTTCCAAAAAATGCGATTGCGGAATATGCCATTCACACAGTGCGGCGGTTTCGTCTTGATATAAACCAAGATGTGCGTACACCGGCACGCTTGGCAAATGCTTGGCAAACTCGAGGTCCGCTGGGGCGTTGAACACTGGATTTCCGCTTAGAACCAGCAGCATCTCCACTTCACCAGCTTCCATTTCCCGCACCAGGGTTGTCAAATCTTCCGTCTGATTTGTGGGCTTTGCCTCAACCGGCGAAATGTACTTCACTGTGCCGGTGTTTTCCAGCGTGTTGTTCATTGCCTGAGCCAGCGCATGCACTTTTGCCGGCTGTCCTGCGCCGGCAATCACCAGGCTTGCCCCACGGTGGGCCGTCAAATCTTTGGCCACCGCTGCAATCCAGCGCCTCACTGGCTCCGACATGGTTTGCTGATCGCCCACAGCCGATGCCGACGACGGCAACCCGATTGATAGTTCGGCGGCCAGCGCACGCGCAAATTTCTCTACGTCGCTGGCACGCATGGGCAATCGATGATCGGCCACAGAACCGGTCACCGACGGGCAGCATTCAACAACATACAAACGATTCATCGCTTGATTTTTTGTTTGCTGCACCGCGGATCGCCGCCGGGCCATAAAATCTCGAGCATAGCGCACATGAGCTGATCCGGAATTCAGAAAATCGGCATCCAGCGACAACACCACGTCGGCTGCGGAAAAATCGTAGATTGGTTGCACCATTTCGCCAAAGACTAACTGCGATCCCTGCTGTGCGCCGCTGCTGTGGGCCGGCTCGTATTGATACCAGCGTGCCTGCGGAAACGCCTGCACGAGCGAACTGCCACGCCCCATCAACTGATCGGCCAAGGCAGGCGATGTCACCGTTTCCGTCAGAATTCGCAAGCCCCGCCCTTGATTAGGCCTTAACTTCTCCAAGGCCATGCGCAAGGCCAGCTGCGCCGCACTCCAACTGCTGGGCATTCCGTGATGAGTAACCGATTGCGAACGGTCCGGATCGTACAGCCCCAAAATCGCCGCTTGTGCAAACGGATCGGAGGCACCCAAGCTGGCCGGATGATCGGGGTTGCCTTCGATTTTTGTGGGTCGCCCCTCGTGGCTTTTCACCAGCAAACCGGTGGCTCCGCCGCCAAGCGTCATCGCAGTAGCAAAGAACATCGGCTTGCCAAGCACCATCTGCTCAGGCTGCCGAGCATAGGGCATAATTTTTTCAACGGGCGCTTGCTGCTGCGAACAGCCGGCCAAACCAGAAAGCGCCAGCGAGGCTCCCATCAGCGTAAGAAATTGCCGCCGGGTGACCGGATCATTCCATTGTCCGGCCTGATGGGGAAACTCCCGCTCCAAAAATTCTTGTATCTCGGGCGAGCCGGCCAATTCTTCCAGACTGCGCCAATGCCGGCGGCCCACAGGTGGGCTCAGACCGGCCGCGGCAGGGTGTTCACTCGACTTGGTTTGACAATGGCTCATCGGTGGCACGTGGAGCAACTGGTTAGTTGCTCGGTCGATTTGATGTGGTAATCTTCATACAACTGGTCCGCCAACTTTTCGCGATCGGCTGGCGGCTGCCACGTCAGGCTGAATACGGCGTCGCGGGGCCGCAAATGCTGCTTGGGACTGCGGTGGCAATCCAGGCACCAACCCATCAACAGCGACTTGTCCTGGTACGTGAACGGCATCTCGTCCACGCGGCCGTGACATTCCACGCAGCCAACTCCTTTGTTCACGTGAATGCTGTGATCGAAATATGCAAATTGTGCCAGGTTATGTATGCGTTCCCATGGAATCGGTTCGCCGCTGCGATAACTGGCCCGCACCGGCTGCAGGGTTGCCGCGCCAACCCAAATTTCCTGATGGCAGTTCATGCAGATTTTGGTAGGTGGAATTCCCGCAAACGGCGATGTCTCCACCGACGTGTGGCAATAGCGGCAATCGATTCCCAGTTGCCCCACGTGATGCGCATGGCTGAACTCCACTGGCTGCACTCGGGCGATCTTTTCTTCTGTCACATAGGGCGACCAGCCGACCACATAAAGCGCCAAACTCAAGACGGCCAAAACCAGCACAACCGCGGCGATGCTCACCTTCGAGAGCGTGTTGAAGCTGCGATGAAAAATCTGTGGCACGTCGCATTCCCCGAAAGCGGTCCGACGTCAGGGCAAGGCGGTTCCGACATTCCAAAGATTGGCGTTTCCGCGGCAAATACGCCAGGGGGTAAGCAATCGGCATGCCGCAAGAAATTGGGCTCGGACAGCCTTCGCGCATGGCTGCAAAACGAGCAAACTGAATGGCCAACGTTCAATTTGCCGCCCGGCAAACGAAAAAGAGGAGAGCGCCGCTACGGCATCGGCTGCAGGCCCTCATAGCGCACTTTCCAACTTTTCGGAAAGCCTGGGACCGGCGTGGTGTTGCCATCCCAGCCAGCGGCCATCATCGCCA is from Pirellulales bacterium and encodes:
- a CDS encoding cbb3-type cytochrome c oxidase subunit I, which translates into the protein MSIITAPYRPQTAVPPVAEPETNYLNEAYGVRSWLLTTDHKRIALLYLLSVTGMFLIGGIAATLIRLNLLTPAGALVTADTYNKLFTAHGVIMVFFFLVPVVPAVLGNFCLPLMIGARDLAFPRLNLASWYIYMVGAAMILWVIFSGGIDTGWTFYTPFSSKASHTDVVPAMTAIVVAGFSSIFTGLNFIVTVHRLRAPGMTWFRLPLFVWSMYATSIILLLATPVIAMALILVAIERIFGVGIFDPALHGDPLLFQHLFWFYSHPAVYIMILPGMGIVSEIITCFSRKNIFGYTFVVAASLGIAVLGFLVWAHHMFVAGQSVYASLVFSLLSYAVASPSAIKVFNWTATLYRGSITFHTPMLYALGFIGLFTLGGLTGLFLASLGLDIHV
- the coxB gene encoding cytochrome c oxidase subunit II, coding for MFAQLPLFPEQASAIAPRIDSLLFFLLAVTGTVALGVFVLVVYFSIRYRRRPSNLATPRITGSTWLEIFWSTAPFLIFLVMFAWGAQIYFALAQPPKDALDLYVVGKQWMWKVQHPEGQREINEVHVPLGQPVKLTLTSEDVIHDFFVPAFRTKIDVLPGRYVYTWFTPTAVGRYHLFCSQYCGTNHAGMQGTVEVMPPADYEQWLNLHAEGSLALEGRKLFLKLQCITCHSANAQARAPLLENLYDQLVPLRGGGAVVADDNYLRESILNPQAKVVLGWEPIMPTFQGQVTEEDLIKLIAFIKSLVTGQTPVRTEEALPPPTNPVGVTNPAPGVNQPGVVQPSNSLPSATQPPALPAARNSR
- a CDS encoding SCO family protein, encoding MKTAKLIGGTFFWLTWLAPAFVFAQAGDEPPANIIDRVGIDQRLSEQLPANLVFRDETGATVYLGDYFDSEHPVILVLAYFRCPMLCTEVLNGLVDSLHEVNFDMGRQYRVVTVSFDPQDSPELAAQKKASYVKSYGRSGTEDGWHFLTGDSEAIQALTRAVGFRYVYDPVTDQYAHGSGIMVLTPQGKLSRYFFGIEYPPRDLRLALVESSAGKIGTPVDQLLLLCYHYDPATGKYTASAMALVRLAGGLTILVMFSWIGRSWYHDWKRARRQATAVK
- a CDS encoding cytochrome c, whose amino-acid sequence is MSTGRRSVIAPRTAAAAVSTTAASVQPPLNPDEFVTNLPFKLTAEILERGQERYTIYCAVCHGPSGTGNGPIVRRGYTQPPSYITDNSRQLARSGYQVPLRDVPIGYIFDVATRGYGAMADYSTQVELRDRWAIAAYIRTLQYSQQVPLDDLPAEVREEAFRILEATP
- a CDS encoding DUF3341 domain-containing protein; translation: MAKTNKIYGLLAEFEQPTEVVAAAKAAREAGYQKMDAYTPFPVEGLPAALGFHSTRLPLIIFIGGVIGCVGGFYLQYWCAAVNYPINVAGHPYNSWPMFIPVTFELTILCASAAAVVGLFALNRLPTPYHPVFNVPRFAMASRDRFFLCIEAVDPKFQLEETRNFLAGLKPKEIFEVPP
- the nrfD gene encoding NrfD/PsrC family molybdoenzyme membrane anchor subunit, with amino-acid sequence MADSQNPLPPYAASPESALIEPGHTFGSVTDKISSIVLQRRTPWGWWLGFAISFSLVLLLLYTVGYLLLVGVGIWGINIPVAWGFAITNFVWWIGIGHAGTLISAILLLLHQEWRTSINRFAEAMTLFAVACAGLFPLLHMGRPWFFYWMFPYPNTMKIWPQFRSPLVWDCFAVSTYFTVSLLFWYVGMIPDMATLRDKARNRFAQIVYGAMAMGWRGSARHWRRHEMAYLILAGLATPLVVSVHTVVSFDFCIANLPGWHSTIFPPYFVAGAIYSGFAMVLVLAIPLRYFYGLQDFITARHLQNMAKVMLATGLIVAYGYFIEFFMAWYSGNKYEMFVQHNRMTGPYAWSYWLLIACNVVIPQILWWKAARNNVPTLFVVALIVLLGMWLERFVIIITSLQRDFLPSSWGMYSPTVWDWTTLLGSIGLFCALLFLFLRLLPAISMSEMRELVPEAQELGATMPHTSEPAE
- a CDS encoding TAT-variant-translocated molybdopterin oxidoreductase; its protein translation is MSHCQTKSSEHPAAAGLSPPVGRRHWRSLEELAGSPEIQEFLEREFPHQAGQWNDPVTRRQFLTLMGASLALSGLAGCSQQQAPVEKIMPYARQPEQMVLGKPMFFATAMTLGGGATGLLVKSHEGRPTKIEGNPDHPASLGASDPFAQAAILGLYDPDRSQSVTHHGMPSSWSAAQLALRMALEKLRPNQGRGLRILTETVTSPALADQLMGRGSSLVQAFPQARWYQYEPAHSSGAQQGSQLVFGEMVQPIYDFSAADVVLSLDADFLNSGSAHVRYARDFMARRRSAVQQTKNQAMNRLYVVECCPSVTGSVADHRLPMRASDVEKFARALAAELSIGLPSSASAVGDQQTMSEPVRRWIAAVAKDLTAHRGASLVIAGAGQPAKVHALAQAMNNTLENTGTVKYISPVEAKPTNQTEDLTTLVREMEAGEVEMLLVLSGNPVFNAPADLEFAKHLPSVPVYAHLGLYQDETAALCEWHIPQSHFLEAWGDARAYDGTASIQQPLIAPLYNGLSAHEVLSGLFDVAQRSGYEIVRSYWRENWPPAGGGENFDSRWEKALHDGLIAGTAYQARTNLRLRPNWTADLPRTAGVAEEVAAGSESLEIIFQPDPTIYDGRFANNGWLQELPKPITKLTWDNAAFVSPKTAEKLGLTQTFGASGGEHGQAIVDLVELEVDGRTVQAPAWILPGHADDSITVHLGYGRFAAGKVGNGVGFNAYRLRTSVAPWFAGSAKIRKLDETYTLACTQMHHSMQGRDPVRAVAYEQFQKNPLTLDENEDEEHRRFQRELVPTPGGEPHAEDSNQSAPHDRAGSQSTPQANPLTLFPGYDYSPPKNKWGMVIDLTSCIGCNACVAACQAENNIPIVGKTEVTRGREMHWIRVDRYYTGEAENPDTYFQPVPCMQCENAPCELVCPVGATVHSAEGLNDMVYNRCVGTRYCSNNCPYKVRRFNFLEYGDFTTESLKLGRNPNVTVRSRGVMEKCTYCVQRIRAAQIDSEKSGQPIRDGELQTACQAACPAQAIVFGDMNDSSSRVAALKGEPLHYGLLAELNTRPRTTYLAAVRNPNPELAES
- a CDS encoding cytochrome c3 family protein, whose translation is MPQIFHRSFNTLSKVSIAAVVLVLAVLSLALYVVGWSPYVTEEKIARVQPVEFSHAHHVGQLGIDCRYCHTSVETSPFAGIPPTKICMNCHQEIWVGAATLQPVRASYRSGEPIPWERIHNLAQFAYFDHSIHVNKGVGCVECHGRVDEMPFTYQDKSLLMGWCLDCHRSPKQHLRPRDAVFSLTWQPPADREKLADQLYEDYHIKSTEQLTSCSTCHR